A genome region from Nocardiopsis exhalans includes the following:
- a CDS encoding multidrug effflux MFS transporter produces MSLTAVRSNARRNSPNDRDGGGRNSGARVGTPPSRRSVAMLVLVLGVLSAIGPLATDLYLPALPEIAADLGASEARVKLTLTAVMAGLALGQLVTGPLSDRWGRRLPLLVGTGVFTAVTFAIVFVSSAESFMALRFLQGLSAAAGLVVSRAVVRDVFHGDTAATFFSRLMLLTGLAPMLGPVLGGQLLLFGPWQLIFGVLGLTGAATFALVLFALPESLPKEQRRRQDPRVLASTFGRLLRDPGFIAPTMVLALSFGMSFTYISAFSFVSQAEFGATAQQFSLIFGVTTLGMILGNQVNVVLIRRVELRRRLGLGLAGAVASVGGMGLLAMIGRADLLTVTAALFVMMVFTGLISPNATAMALSGQPAEIAGTSSALLGTLQFGVGSALAATAGLTGSTTLASMTAVMLATAVGAAVVFLFAAARGRAVNPAA; encoded by the coding sequence GTGAGCCTTACCGCTGTGCGCTCGAACGCGCGCCGAAACAGCCCGAACGACCGCGACGGCGGCGGCCGGAACAGCGGCGCACGTGTGGGCACCCCGCCCTCGCGCCGCTCCGTCGCCATGCTCGTCCTCGTCCTCGGCGTCCTGTCAGCCATCGGCCCGCTCGCCACCGACCTCTACCTGCCCGCGCTCCCCGAGATCGCGGCCGACCTCGGGGCCAGTGAGGCCCGGGTCAAGCTGACCCTGACCGCCGTGATGGCGGGCTTGGCCCTCGGCCAGCTGGTCACCGGCCCGCTCAGCGACCGCTGGGGCCGCCGACTGCCCCTGCTCGTGGGGACCGGCGTGTTCACGGCGGTGACGTTCGCGATCGTGTTCGTGTCCTCGGCCGAGTCGTTCATGGCGCTGCGATTCCTCCAGGGGCTCTCCGCCGCGGCCGGCCTGGTGGTCTCCCGAGCCGTGGTGCGGGACGTGTTCCACGGCGACACCGCCGCCACCTTCTTCTCCCGGCTCATGCTGCTCACCGGGCTCGCGCCGATGCTCGGCCCGGTGCTGGGCGGACAACTGCTGCTGTTCGGCCCCTGGCAGCTGATCTTCGGCGTGCTGGGCCTGACCGGGGCCGCCACCTTCGCCCTGGTGCTGTTCGCCCTGCCCGAGAGCCTGCCGAAGGAGCAGCGACGGCGACAGGATCCCCGGGTCCTGGCCAGTACGTTCGGCCGGCTGCTGCGCGACCCCGGGTTCATCGCGCCGACGATGGTCCTGGCGCTGAGCTTCGGGATGAGCTTCACCTACATCTCGGCGTTCTCGTTCGTGTCCCAGGCCGAGTTCGGGGCGACCGCCCAGCAGTTCAGTCTGATCTTCGGCGTGACCACGCTCGGGATGATCCTCGGCAACCAGGTCAACGTGGTGCTGATCCGCCGGGTGGAGCTGCGCCGACGCCTCGGGCTGGGGCTCGCGGGCGCGGTCGCCTCCGTCGGCGGGATGGGCCTGCTGGCCATGATCGGCCGGGCCGACCTGCTGACGGTCACCGCCGCTCTGTTCGTGATGATGGTCTTCACCGGGCTTATCTCGCCCAACGCCACCGCGATGGCGTTGTCCGGACAGCCCGCGGAGATCGCCGGGACCAGCTCGGCGCTGCTGGGCACCCTGCAGTTCGGTGTGGGTTCGGCACTGGCCGCCACCGCGGGTCTGACCGGCTCCACCACCCTGGCGAGCATGACCGCGGTGATGCTGGCGACGGCGGTGGGCGCCGCCGTGGTGTTCCTGTTCGCGGCCGCGCGCGGGCGCGCCGTCAACCCGGCCGCCTGA
- a CDS encoding protein phosphatase 2C domain-containing protein: protein MPFLIATSPGRPDHPNEDFAAATATCAVLLDGVSAPADLDNGCSHGVSWHTRRLGALLLAGADAGMNLREALADAITSVAAAHEGTCDLGNQQSPSATVVAVRVGADHLEYLVLSDSVLLTEEGGKVRRLADTRLDDLRPRLAPGTPARSWRNVPGGFWTAGANPGAAEEALVGTVPRGAFLAMTDGASRAVEVFGELSWEDSFDLARRQGPGALVERVRVLEAADPSCRRYPRAKVRDDSTALWWEP from the coding sequence GTGCCCTTCCTCATCGCCACCTCCCCCGGCCGCCCCGATCACCCGAACGAGGACTTCGCCGCCGCGACCGCCACCTGCGCGGTCCTGCTCGACGGGGTGAGCGCCCCCGCCGACCTCGACAACGGCTGCTCGCACGGGGTCTCCTGGCACACGCGTCGGCTGGGGGCGCTGTTGCTGGCCGGTGCGGACGCGGGGATGAACCTGCGCGAGGCGCTGGCGGACGCGATCACCTCGGTCGCGGCCGCGCACGAGGGGACCTGCGACCTCGGGAACCAGCAGTCTCCTTCGGCGACGGTGGTGGCGGTCCGGGTCGGCGCGGACCACCTGGAGTACCTGGTGCTGTCGGACTCGGTGCTGCTCACCGAGGAGGGCGGGAAGGTCCGGCGGCTCGCGGACACGCGGCTGGACGACCTGCGGCCCCGGTTGGCCCCGGGGACCCCGGCCCGCTCCTGGCGCAACGTCCCGGGCGGGTTCTGGACGGCGGGCGCCAACCCCGGTGCCGCCGAGGAGGCCCTGGTCGGAACGGTTCCCAGGGGCGCGTTCCTGGCGATGACCGACGGCGCGAGCCGCGCGGTGGAGGTCTTCGGGGAGCTGTCGTGGGAGGACTCCTTCGACCTGGCCCGGCGGCAGGGACCGGGCGCCCTGGTGGAACGGGTCCGAGTGCTGGAGGCGGCGGACCCGTCGTGTCGGAGGTATCCGCGCGCAAAGGTCCGGGACGACTCCACCGCCCTGTGGTGGGAACCCTGA
- a CDS encoding L,D-transpeptidase family protein, producing MVSPRSPFARNPVRTTTLTLGAACALAVGSPLLAAPAHAVPAPAPAAASSPATVEVASDLRTGDTGAQVSALQERLSALGYWIDGVDGHFGLHTEHAVLALQKAAGIDRDGIVGPDTRAALSAGTVPSATTESGSVVEIDLERQLLLVVTDGEVKSVIHTSTGSGQPYEGSDGSERIATTPTGEYAVFRDVDSWDPGPYGALYRPKYFNGGIAVHGYPSVPAQPASKGCARVSLAAMDWLWEQGHLDVYATVVVR from the coding sequence ATGGTTTCCCCCCGATCACCCTTCGCAAGGAACCCCGTCCGAACGACCACCCTCACCCTCGGGGCGGCCTGCGCCCTGGCGGTGGGATCGCCGCTGCTGGCCGCACCGGCGCACGCCGTACCCGCTCCCGCCCCGGCGGCCGCCTCCTCCCCCGCCACGGTGGAGGTGGCCTCGGACCTGCGCACCGGCGACACCGGCGCCCAGGTGAGCGCGCTCCAGGAGCGGCTGTCCGCGCTCGGCTACTGGATCGACGGCGTGGACGGCCATTTCGGCCTGCACACCGAGCACGCCGTACTGGCGCTCCAGAAGGCCGCCGGGATCGACCGGGACGGGATCGTCGGCCCCGACACCCGGGCCGCGCTCAGCGCGGGCACGGTCCCCTCCGCCACCACGGAGTCCGGTTCGGTGGTGGAGATCGACCTCGAACGCCAGCTGCTGCTGGTCGTCACCGACGGCGAGGTCAAGAGCGTGATCCACACGTCCACCGGTTCCGGTCAGCCCTACGAGGGCTCCGACGGTTCGGAGCGGATCGCCACCACGCCCACGGGCGAGTACGCGGTCTTCCGGGACGTCGACTCCTGGGACCCGGGACCCTACGGGGCGCTGTACCGGCCCAAGTACTTCAACGGCGGTATCGCCGTGCACGGCTACCCCAGCGTCCCGGCCCAGCCCGCCTCCAAGGGCTGTGCCCGGGTGAGCCTGGCCGCCATGGACTGGCTGTGGGAGCAGGGCCACCTGGACGTGTACGCCACCGTGGTCGTGCGCTGA